TGTCATCCATCCTCATCCCCTCCGGAGGCCCCCCGCAGCAGCTGTTCCATACCAGCCACTCCTCGTTCCTGACCCGCTGCGTATACTCTGACGCACTATAGGAAGCCGACCTCCTCCtccgaacacacgcacacacgcacaaacaaacctccctccttcctttcagACCCCCATTGTCTCTCTTTGACAATGTCACATCCCAGACAAGCCCCAAGTTCAATGCGATGGCGTTCTGTCGGTTGTCGGCGCAGTCAGACGGGACCGGAAACACACCTGTGTTGTTAGTCAAGGTTCTTTCCGTGCAACAATCATATGCcaacattgtttaaaaatatatatatatattagtcaGTGTGATATTAAATCATTGCATTTCAATTCAGAAGGCAGCCCACTACAAAAtcctttaaaatgtgtatttacacATACTCttacattacatatatatatatatatatatatatataatattcaacATGAATATTGGTGATGTAGGTTTTTAAGGCACTTTTTGCTTGATCGTTCCTCCTCAAAATAATTGCAacgatgataaaaaaatgtacaaaaaccaCAAGGTAATGTTCAGCGAGTGACTTCACCAACGCTTTACGCTGTGGCGGAAAACCTCcaataatttattaatattagaaaatgaccaaaatgtaaaatgcaagCAAGTATAGTGCCACAGTTGCACCACAACGATTGTTGTCCGtatcaattaatcggttcattTTTCGTAATAATTTTGGGCGCTTTTTTTCTGAACAGCCataaaacccaaatatattaaataaaagtgaTAGGACATTGAGAAAAGCAGCGAGTCATCACTTCTGAGTCAGCAAATTGCAAATATTCTGTTTATCCGCATACACATTTTAACAACGGTTGGCCTCTTGTATCTTTTCAGGTACAATATACATGAAGGGGACTTagagaaatggaaagaaagtAACAAGACGACGACAGACAAAGTGAACAATGCGTGATCGGCGGGGCGACCTtcgtgtctgcatgtgtgtttactgCAATTCCATTTGGCCTCTGGGCGGGATGTCGCGTCTCCAGCTGGGGCATAAGCGGATATCTTGCTCGGGACCATTATTAGCCGGCCCACGCTGGGTGACGCCATCTCGTTGTGCTTTGCCGCAACGCAGATTAACGCCCGACTCCGCCATGGTCACGCGCGGCCCCACTCCCCAGGGGGGCCCCATCATACGCCTGATCCTTTGATCGCAGGCGGcagtgatgataatgataaaggaggcggcggctgcggcggcgATGAAAGCTTATAGAGCCGGGGGTCCTCCTGCTCGTATGAAACCCCCTACGGACAAAGCGGATTGCCCTTTGGAACCGTCTCTTTAAACTGTGCAGATGTGCACTGTTAGCTGAGGGCCAATTATCTGAAGAGCTGGAGCGGGCGGAGGGGATTTGGTGTTTTCCCCGGGTCGAAATGTAACGTACAGTATGTCGATACAGGCTGATATGAAACCAGTCAAAATCAGTTCACGACTTCAGACCGAGCGGTCGACTTGTTGATTATCGTTGACGTTGTTCAACATCAATGGGTTATAGGGTCTCCATGCAAAACTTTATAAAGATGCAACTTACAATTATTAGTTTCCCTCACTTTACTTTACAATAATCTAATTTCCATATTCATAATCTGACAGGTCTGGAAGTGAAACACTTGCAAATCTTTTGTGTGACAACCCCTGCGTCTTTTTCAACcaacacaaaatatatcatCATCAAATCATTATTCACTCGGGCTGTCAAAGAGTCAGGGCAGGTGAAATAATGCTTATGACAATAGTCATATCGAAACTGCACTGCATCTTTCAATAGTTGCGCAAGTTTAAGAAGTTTGTGGCAAGAATTCGTAGTGTTTAGTGTCAGAGGGAAATGAGTcagatgttatttatttaagCAAAGCGATAAGGAAAAGCAAGCTTCAGGCTCCATCCATCTGCCTGACTTTCTCTctatataaagtgtgtgtgtgtgtgtgagatgcttTTGTCTGCTGCTTTCATGGTTATTGTCGTGTTATTGTCGTGGCTGCAGGCTGGGGGAGGCCGGGAAGTGAAGCCCACCATCTGTCCTTTATAATCAAACCATTGTCTCgttcgtacacacacacacacacacacacacacacacacacacacacacacacacacacacacacacaatcactccTATCATGACCTCAAACCCTCTGTCTGCACGTGTCATGTGGGTAAAGTCTTTCTGTCCATCAAATTGTTCTATTGTCGGAAATCACATGAACACGACCCTCGCAGTTAACCAACAGGCAGACCATCCGTTTAATGCTAGAAAGTACTGACTGTTCATTTCAGCGGGGCTATAATCCAGATGAGATTAATTTATTAGGGCTAAATGACTATCTGAATTACTGGCGACAGAACGGGAtatacagaggaggaggagattaaTCCGTTTAAGAGATCAGAAATTGAGATTCTCCCTCGTTTCTTCAATTATTACCAACAGCAACTAAAACATTCTTAATGTTGATGATATTTGTAAAGTTTGTGAGACTAGTTATTCATTTAAGgtttaattgaattgaagtaTGTCAAGTTTCTGGTTCCATTATGTACTTCAATGTGATTTAATCAAGAATGGAATTTCATTATCTAATatctcatttttaaaatgtgttagtTATCTTGGCTCAACTCTTGTCTCTGTTTGTAAAattgattatatttattttcagactGTTCCGGTGTTCAAATAACATTGtgtaatgataaataaaaaaaaaatatgataagacacatgaataaataagattaaagaataaaaacaagagagaaagtcACTTTTCCTGCCTGTGTTGTCAGGGAGACGCCCAGCAGCCACTGTTAAAACGACAGGAAGCGGATTTCACTGCTCAGCCACAATCCACAGTGTCAATTTCACGACAGTTGATCCTAACGTGACCGGAAGTTGAGCTTCAAAATAAAGGCTGAGTAAAAAGCTTTTCCTCGGTTCGGACTTGGACTCAAACTTGCCTCTGGTGACTCGGACTTGGACTCGAACACTGGGGGCTCGAGACTCGACTCGGACTCGAAATGAGGTAAAGGATGACTCGACTCGGACTGGACTCAAACTTCCCTGTGGTGACTCGGACTTGGACCCGGGCTCGaacactggggactcgagacTCGAACTGAGGTAAAGGATGACTCTACTCGGACTGGACTCAAACTTGCCTTTGGTGACTCGGACTCGGGCTCGAACACTGGGGGCTCGAGACTCGACTCGGACTCGAAATGAGGTAAAGGATGACTCTACTCGGACTGGACTCAAACTTGCCTTTGGTGACTCGGACTCGGGCTCGAACACTGGGGGCTCGAGACCCGACTCGGACTCGGTGACTCGAGTGCAACACTGGTCACTCTGGGGACAGACAGCAGACCTGTTGCAGACGATCTGAGAGAGGTTTTCCACAGCGCTTTTCACCGGGTGCGCTTTTATTCTGGTGACCGTACCGGAAACCCGATACGTGCCCTCGGCGGCCAACTCGACGTGGCGCCGCTTGCCCGCGGGCGGAGGGGAGAGAACCAGGCTCGTTGCTGCTCGGCGGTCTGTCTGCTGCGGGGACACGGTTGCTCGTCCTCGGCGTCCGTGGTGACTATTGACGGACTCGTGAAACAGGAGCAGTTCAACCTCAACACCGAACCGGCAGCACACGGCGGGttggtggcggggggggggcggggactacgacgacgacgatgaacGGCAAGTCGACGAACGGCGCCCCGGGGGGGGCGGCCTGCATCGAGGGGCTGCCGCCGCTGCCCAAGAGCCTGAGCGGCTTGCTGAACTCGAGCGGCGGCTCGTGGCGCGACATGGAGCGGATGTACGTGAAGAAGACGATGATCCAGGACGACCTGAGCCGCGGCCGCAGCCACGCCGACACGCTGCTGGCGAGCAGGCCGGCCAACCTCGACGCCGCGCTGGCGCTGCTGCGGAAGGAGATGGTAAGATTGGACCTTCGATTttgattatgtatttttttttttccaggggagTGTTCGGTTCTGTGTGTCGACGAgaaagtcccttttttttttttttttttttttgttgtcgcgTCAATCCCCAGGCTCCCTTCAGAAATCGCGGTATTTTGAAGTTGTCTCGTTGTGAGACAAAGTTACCCGCCTCTGATTGCACAATTTTCTGCATAGTATAAATTAATAAACCCCTCTGGTGAATTCGGCGTACAAACCATAAGCCATGCACCgtattaaattaataaaaaatacacattttcacttttggaTCTGGCTTCTTCCTACAGCCCACGTACAGTGTTAAAAATCGAAcgcacccccccaaaaaacagcagcactttATGCATTTTTATCAGTATTATCAATATCCTACTATTCCCTTTAAAGTATTACATGTTCACAACAGTTATTAGACAATATTAGTTCACATGCTGCCTTGGTGGGCAAAGTTTGTTTGCAAAATCCTTGTAGGATTAGAAGTCAATGTTTGTCtggcaggaagaggaaacagcaTCAGGGGGAAAAAGGCCTTTGCTTTCTTCAGATGGAGGCAAACTAAGCCTGATTAGATACTAAGCTCGGTCTAATACCTTTTGTactttcagatgtttttttatttgatatattatttgcttttatttgaaacatcagcagcagcagtgattttCATATGAACCAGACCTCTTTATTATGGTAAACCTCTTCAATGGCTCTcggacacaaaacaaaccataacAACATCCTGTTTTACTCCTTTCcagaaatttaaatttaaaaaagaaaaaagaaggtaaaaCTGTTTTCTGGAActcaaattataatattaataataataataatttcatttatatagcacctttcagaagcagcttcacaaagcgctttcaccaacaaaaacatacaaatcacagacaattaaaatcagcttttccaacaataatacagtttttcaggtcacatatctgtatatatataaaaaaaaagatattaaaagacgacatcacataaaagcaagtctatagaaatgggtttttaaaagtgacttaaaagaagatAAGGCTGACTCTGCAAGCCTCATctacagtggccctgaagtgcaaatcacaacagcaactcacaacaCGACGGCAACTCACGCAACTCGCACAACACGACGGCAACTCGCACAACACGACGGCAACTCGCACAACACGACGGCAACTcgcacaacacgacagcaacttaTCCGACAGCAACTCACACGACATGACAGCAACTCACGACatgacagcaactcacacaacatgacagcaacttacacgacagcaactcacacaacacaacagcaactttcacgacagcaactcacacaacacaacagcaactcacacaacacgacagcaacttacacgacagcaactcaaacaacacaacagcaactcacacaacacgacagcaacttacacgacagcaactcacacaatacgacagcaactcacacaacacgacagcaacttacacgacagcaactcacacaacacgacagcaactcacacaacacgacagcaactcacacaacacgacagcaactcacacgACATGACAGCAACTCACGACatgacagcaactcacacaacatgacagcaacttacacgacagcaactcacacaacacaacaggaactttcacgacagcaactcacacaacacaacagcaactcacacaacacgacagcaacttacacgacagcaactcaaacaacacaacagcaactcacacaacacgacagcaacttacacgacagcaactcacacaatacgacagcaactcacacaacacgacagcaactcacacaacacgacagcaactcacacaacacgacagcaactcacacaacatgactTGCCCTGATGGAGAAAGCTCGGTCGACCTTTAGATCTGAGCCACGACCTTGGAACAACTAGTAAAGACCCACCTGAGGGTCTTGAGGCCGCCAGCCGGCTCGCGGGGGGGTCGGCGTTTCATTCGTGTAGCTCGGAGCGAGACCAAGCCTCTGCTTTGAAAGTCATTGGTGAAAATTGTAAAAATCAATTTCTCACATGGACGTGGAGCTCAAACTGGGGTAGTGTGACGTCGTCTATGAAAACCGGCGAGACGCCGAGCTGCTGAGTTTTTGGACCAGTTGAATGTCAAACTCCCCTTTTGTTGTGTGGATATTTCGGTGACAGGCCCTCAGGTCCGCACCTCCGGGCTCAgtgctgttgatgttttttccGCAGCGCAGCTGTTGGAACTCGCCCTCTCGGACTTGTCTGCCCCTCTGCAATTTAGACAATGCAGCGACCGTCGGTCCAGACTGCACCGTCAGCGGAGTGGTATGCAGGCAGCTGAccgttattttcattatcgattcaaTCTAGTAGTTGTCTGGTCCATGGAAAGTCCCAAAAACCACCaagatcatgttttgtttggtccacacaccgaagatattcagttcactgacacagaggagcagagaaaccagaaaatattcatatttaagaagctgaaatcagaggattttgactttttccccccaataaaaactacttgaactgattaatagattatttagtagtcgattactaaagCTCTAATCTCATCCATATCAGGTTGGGCTACAgctaaatatttttatttaagtcaaTAAAATGTCCTATCAATTCAAAgatcttcatttttcaaagatgtttttttccccttaaagaATAGAAatgcagcaaatcctcacatttgtcAGAtaatgtcctttttcttttgtcaaagtACTCGTTTTGCGATTGATCATGTCTCAACGTGGTCGCCTGTTCGAGCCGGAGCGATTCACGTGATAATAAATCTGCTCTCGAtcggcagaaaaaaagaatctgtgaTTCTGATCGCGCGTCAGGCGTTCAGTCAACTGTCGAGCGAAAAACGTACAGCTTGAGAGGATTGCCTGCTTTTCAGAACGAAATGTTTGTGTAACCTTGGGGAATTGCGATGGATATTCTTCTCTACTTTATAGACCGAACAATTTGGGACAATGGAcgagttttgtgtttttcctttgggGACAGAAATAAAGCAGCAGTTTGCAAccagcaaacacaaaatgtcattagCTAATGATAAATGTGAGGTGTACTAATCAGGATCTCTGCGTCCGCCCCGCTGCAGGTGGGTTTGCGTCAGCAGGACATGTCCCTGCTGTGCCAGCTGTGGTCCCTGCACGAGTCCATCCAGGAGTACAAGGGCAGCTGCCAGGACCTGAGCACCGCCTCCGGCCTCGGCATGATGGAGAACGGCTTCTTCGACGAGGACGACGAGTACTACCCGGAGCCCGGCGCCACGCCCACCGGGGACCAGCCGGACGGGGAGGCCGGGGACGGCGCGGCGACCAAGAAcggacgcggcggcggcggcggcagtggcGGCAAAGACGACAGCTGGGGCTCCTTTCACGTTACCATCTGAGGCCTCCGCCTCTTATGGCGTCGCTCTGCAGGCGGAAAGACATTTttatggcgggggggggggggggacgacagcTGGAGGACGAGGGGAGTGGCTCTGGAAACCTTCTGGAGTGACTGGAGGCTGTACATGTGAAGCACCGGCAGCTCCGGCGTAActcgttctcctcctcaggtgaaACATAAACCTGCTTGTGCGTCCTCCTGACAGGCTGGCTCGCTAAAACACCCCCCTGAGACGGATTGTATTCAAATACTCGAGAAAATtgggctatatatatatatatatatatatatatatactccatGTATTCCTTTTTATAatcagctctgctgctgcttctctatCCAGCGGTTTTgcctcccttttgttttttgttggggcaaaacgttgtttttttttaacatattcaaaatatatgaacaaagttttattatttattatataatataaatggcaAGATATTTGCTCTCTTGTTACTCTCAGCGGGAGGTTCGTACCCTAAGCTGGTACAGCATTTTTAACTGGATGTGGGAACGACGGGGACGGGATTCCTGAACTCTGCGCTCGATGCGGACGACGGACTTTGTGAAACTTGTTGATGGCGAcggttttgtgtgcgtgtgtcacttTTGGAAGTGGGTTGAATCCAGAAGGTCCGGGCTGGACGCCGCCACACCTCGAGGTGGAGCTCTCATGCCTGTTCCTGATGTTTACGCACCGGCGTGAGgtcttcacttcttcttttttcgccTTTCAGACGCAGCAGACATTCTGCTCTGGACATGTGAAACGTTCAAAATGCTGGAAACCGATTGTCAACACCCTACAAGTCGTGCGCTTCCCTGGAACCTTGAAGCCGTTTTCTGCTTGAACACGTCACACACGTGATGGGTTTCTGTTTCTGACTCTCATGTTATAGTACAAAACAACAACGCCTCGATATATATTGCAAAATTATGAAAGTGCTCATTAATCacaagctgttgttttttttttttccatagttCTTTCAATAATTACATTGTACTCGCCAAGTCAATTGCAACGTGGCAACGTCGCCAAAAAAGGTCACACATGGCGACAAAAAACAAGCCGCTCAGCATTATTATTGTAATCCATATGAAAGGACAGTCAAAGTTATTGAATATACAACCCAAGTTGTAATAAACTATAATTATCCTTCTACCTAGCCAGGTAGGAGATGCTACCCAAGTAAGTAGCAATTGAAAATAttcaggggagagaaaaaaaaccaagataaAATTCTGCCATTTTCTATGTAACTTTGAGGCTTTCTTGTTCCTAACAATATGTTCCATCAAATAATTGAAACTGATCGACTACGATCAACTTCTCGCACTCGCTAGCCGGAACTGATTTGTCTTCAACAGCAGCGACTCTGAAGCGCATGAATCCGATTGGCCCCCGGCGGCCAATGGGATTGAAAAGGTTCTGTTTCGCACTTGCGTCACAGGAAATCTTTTTGCGAAAATATTGGTGCGACGCGATTTCGCGAACGCCAATTAGCGCTGAGATCCTCTCGGCGAAATGTCCTTTGCGCCCGGTGTGAACCGTGAACGCAGCGCGAGCGCGCCGCGTTTCCGTGGTCGCCGCTGCCGCGCTAAAACGCAAGAAGCTGTGGCTCTGCGCCTGGTAGCAGATATCACTTGAACGCCGGGTACTTTCTATAACAACCGCGCATCCTGCAATCTCAACCTGACCACACGTGCAGGCTCCGGTCAGGCTGAGCGTCGCAGGGATGTGGTCGCTGTTGCGTCGGCGATTTCTTACGTCTGCGGCGTTTTCTGCTCAGCTGCGGCGGTGGAAACTTTCCATTTCTACTCGTCACGTACTCAACAACAAGATTGTAACAGCCGGTGTCTGTGGCGTTCAGCGCACACGCGCCAACAAAATGGACCAAAAAGAACTTCCGGCGCTCTGTAGTAACGCTGTCGACTAGTCTGAGGAGTCTTCGGATCTGCGAACACGGCCTCACTTCAAAACTCTTGGCTTTTCTTTTGCGCCGTCGTCCTGCGCCATGTATCCCCACGACGTCTGGATGTATGTGTGGGTATATTCTTACTCCTCTAACTCCCGATATGAATGCTCTGTCCGGTCTTCCACAAAACATCTGAGCCCTGCGGCGAAAGGTCTCCGGCTGAATCCGTAGCACGTACCGTCGCGGCCTCGATACGCAGCAGCAGTTTTCCGTCACTTTGAGAGAAGGTGGCAGCAGACGGGTAGTAGTATTTTCAGTTATGCGTCGATATATCGTTGTCCGTGTAGATCGCATGGCGTCGCCTGGGCGTACGGAAACACAAAAACCAAAGAAAGTGCAGCACTCAAAATGAAGGGTGACGAATGGCTTGCACTTTacttgcaaaaacaaaagtacagtGCATGATGATGTCTGACGTGTTGGAGAACGGCGTGTAGCCGCCGACGGATGGAGCAGGGCCCCGACTGTAAACCCAGACGCCACGGGATGTTCGGAAAAATTTCGACCCAATTTTTTCAAGTCTGACAAACGGCGTCACGTGACCTCGACTGTCACCGACTGAAGATTAGAAGATGAATTTGTTGTTGAACACACAAAGAGCAAGAGCTCGAAGGCGAATGTGTAGTAACAGTAGCCGTGCAAATACAAAGTGTAACGTTAAGggaatgtttgtctttttgattaTACCACTGT
This sequence is a window from Scophthalmus maximus strain ysfricsl-2021 chromosome 18, ASM2237912v1, whole genome shotgun sequence. Protein-coding genes within it:
- the fam89a gene encoding sprT-like domain-containing protein Spartan, which codes for MNGKSTNGAPGGAACIEGLPPLPKSLSGLLNSSGGSWRDMERMYVKKTMIQDDLSRGRSHADTLLASRPANLDAALALLRKEMVGLRQQDMSLLCQLWSLHESIQEYKGSCQDLSTASGLGMMENGFFDEDDEYYPEPGATPTGDQPDGEAGDGAATKNGRGGGGGSGGKDDSWGSFHVTI